One Gelria sp. Kuro-4 DNA segment encodes these proteins:
- a CDS encoding FAD-binding oxidoreductase, with translation MKAPDVVVVGGGVIGTAVTYYLAKQGADVLLVERAELGAETSSACDGFVILQSKSPGVHLSLALASAELYRGLADELEWDIEYNNCGGLIVIEREEELPAMRTFMAKQQAIGLDVRLLSGDEARRLEPALAPHIVGATYSPQDSQVNPLQVVLGFAQAAARLGATLRQGTPLERLRRAGGRLSAVVAGGEEIAAGAVVFATGVFTPQLVAPLGLELPLRPRRGQLVVTEPAPPLVHHIFLCARYIAAKYHPELLAAAEDEALRLGVGLALEQTQSGGFLIGSTREFVDWDKGTTPLGIRAVVRHATRIMPALARLHAVRTFAGLRPYTPDGLPFLGKAPGWENLYIAAGHEGDGIALAPITGRLLAELILSGRTSFPLAEFAVDRFARGKDQGGQLKVTP, from the coding sequence ATGAAGGCTCCGGATGTGGTGGTGGTGGGCGGCGGCGTTATTGGCACCGCCGTCACCTACTACCTGGCCAAGCAGGGCGCGGATGTTCTTCTTGTGGAGCGGGCGGAACTGGGCGCCGAGACGTCTTCCGCCTGCGACGGCTTTGTGATCCTCCAGTCGAAAAGCCCGGGGGTACACCTGTCGCTGGCCCTGGCGTCCGCGGAGCTGTATCGGGGCCTGGCGGACGAGCTGGAGTGGGATATTGAGTACAACAACTGCGGCGGGCTCATCGTCATTGAGCGCGAAGAAGAACTTCCGGCCATGCGCACCTTTATGGCCAAGCAACAGGCCATCGGCTTGGACGTGCGCCTCCTTTCCGGCGACGAGGCCCGCCGCTTGGAACCCGCCCTGGCACCGCACATCGTGGGTGCCACCTACAGCCCCCAGGACAGCCAGGTGAATCCCTTGCAGGTGGTGCTGGGGTTCGCTCAGGCCGCAGCGCGGCTGGGGGCGACGCTGCGCCAGGGGACGCCGCTCGAGAGGCTGCGCCGCGCCGGCGGGCGCCTCAGCGCCGTGGTGGCGGGGGGAGAAGAGATCGCCGCGGGGGCGGTGGTGTTCGCCACGGGCGTTTTCACCCCGCAGCTCGTCGCCCCGCTCGGCTTGGAGCTGCCGCTGCGGCCGCGCCGCGGCCAGCTGGTGGTAACGGAGCCGGCTCCGCCCTTGGTGCACCACATTTTCCTCTGTGCCCGCTACATCGCCGCCAAGTACCACCCGGAGCTGCTGGCGGCGGCGGAGGACGAGGCGCTGCGCCTGGGGGTGGGGCTGGCCCTGGAGCAAACGCAGAGCGGGGGCTTTCTCATCGGCAGCACGCGGGAATTTGTGGATTGGGATAAGGGGACCACGCCGCTCGGCATCAGGGCAGTCGTCCGCCACGCCACCCGTATCATGCCGGCGCTGGCGAGGCTCCACGCCGTCCGCACTTTTGCCGGGCTCCGCCCGTACACCCCCGACGGCCTGCCCTTCCTCGGCAAAGCGCCGGGGTGGGAGAATCTCTACATTGCGGCGGGGCACGAGGGTGACGGGATCGCCCTGGCCCCCATCACCGGCCGGCTGCTGGCGGAGCTCATCCTCAGCGGCCGAACGTCGTTTCCCCTGGCCGAGTTCGCCGTGGACCGCTTTGCC